AGGTCTTTCAGCTTATGACTATGGCCTTTTTGATAGCCTTCCTTGGGGTGAACGTCGCCGGTTTCTGACCATTGTCTTAGCCAGTGCTGTACCGTTCGATAGCTGACGTTCAGGAACCGACTGACTTCCATGATATAGCTAAGCCATCTCTGCTTGTCAGTTTTGGAGTCGCAGGGCCCAGCCCCGCCTTGGATTCTCCTAGTATCTCCCTGACAAACTGAAGCAGCTCGGCTATAGTAGCGCCATTCGAGATGGCTTTTACCGCCTTCTTACGCAAATCATAGTTATATGGTCTGGGCATTTTCTCACTCCCTAGTAAAACGCTCATTATATGACAACCTTAAAAAGCTTGGCTATATGACGATTCGTAGAGCGCTTAAAAAGATAGGCTGCTGTATTCTTCTACCGATGCATTGGACAATGCCAGTTTTCAACTGACACTTCATGAGACGGTCAACGGCAGTAAGACGGGTAATATAGCTAAGTCATCTATGCTTGTCATGTCTTGAGTCGCAGGGCGCAGCCCCGTTGTTGGTTTTCACTTTGGCAAACTGAAGTGGCTTAACTATAATCAGCAACGCCACCCCTGCCATCCTCAGCTACAGTTGCCCAATATCCTCGTACCATAAATCTGGGTGACGCTGGATAAATTCCTGCATCAGATTCCGGCATTCCGCCAAGTCTAAATCAATCACTTCTACTCCGTGTTGTTCCATGAATTCTCGCGCGCCCTGAAAGGTTCGTGATTCCCCTACAATCACCCGCCGAATCCCGAATTGCACCACCGCGCCGGCGCATAAATAACAGGGCATCAATGTCGAATACAGGGTGGTATCGCGATAGGAACCAATCCGTCCCGCCCGTCGTAAACAATCAATTTCCGCGTGGGTCACAGGGTCATTCTCTTGCACCCGCCGGTTGCGTCCTGCGCCCACAATTTGCCCTGCTTTCACCAGTACGGAACCAATCGGAATACCGCCTTCAGCGAGTCCCTGGCGCGCCTGGGCAATCGCCGCTTGCATGAATTCATCCATCACCTACCTGCCCTCACCGAATGTCCTGCATTATACGGGTCTAGCGGGGATAACGCTGCATCAGTTGATGCACTTCGGCGGCGTGGTAGGAACTGCGGGTCAAGGGCGACGCCACCACTTGCAAAAAGCCCATTTGTTCACCAATGCGGCGCCACTCGGTAAATTCTTCCGGGGGGACATAGCGGGCCACGGGCAAATGCTTGGGACTCGGTTGCAGGTATTGCCCCAGCGTGAGAATGTCGCAATCCACCTGGCGTAAATCCTGCATCACTTGCACTACCTCTTCCCAGGTTTCCCCCAGTCCCACCATCAGCCCCGATTTGGTGTAGGTACGGGGATAGAGTTGCCGGGCCTTGCGCAACAGCATCAGGCTGCGGTGGTAATCTCCTTGGGGTCGCACGCGCCGGTACAACC
This genomic window from Gloeomargarita sp. SKYB120 contains:
- a CDS encoding nucleoside deaminase — translated: MDEFMQAAIAQARQGLAEGGIPIGSVLVKAGQIVGAGRNRRVQENDPVTHAEIDCLRRAGRIGSYRDTTLYSTLMPCYLCAGAVVQFGIRRVIVGESRTFQGAREFMEQHGVEVIDLDLAECRNLMQEFIQRHPDLWYEDIGQL